The following proteins are co-located in the Betta splendens chromosome 9, fBetSpl5.4, whole genome shotgun sequence genome:
- the LOC114863126 gene encoding histone H2B 1/2 gives MPEPAKAAPKKGSKKAVTKTAAKGGKKKRKTRKESYAIYVYKVLKQVHPDTGISSKAMSIMNSFVSDIFERIAGEASRLAHYNKRSTITSREIQTAVRLLLPGELAKHAVSEGTKAVTKYTSSK, from the coding sequence ATGCCTGAACCCGCCAAGGCTGCGCCCAAAAAGGGCTCCAAGAAAGCCGTGACCAAGACCGCCGCTAAAGGcggcaagaagaagaggaagacccGCAAGGAGAGCTACGCCATCTACGTGTACAAGGTGCTGAAGCAGGTCCACCCCGACACCGGCATCTCCTCCAAGGCCATGAGCATCATGAACTCGTTCGTCAGCGACATCTTCGAGCGCATCGCCGGCGAAGCCTCCCGCCTGGCGCACTACAACAAGCgctccaccatcacctccagggagatccagaccgccgtcaggctgctgctgcccgggGAGCTGGCCAAGCACGCCGTGTCCGAGGGCACCAAGGCGGTGACCAAGTACACCAGCTCCAAGTAG
- the LOC114863131 gene encoding histone H4, translated as MSGRGKGGKGLGKGGAKRHRKVLRDNIQGITKPAIRRLARRGGVKRISGLIYEETRGVLKVFLENVIRDAVTYTEHAKRKTVTAMDVVYALKRQGRTLYGFGS; from the coding sequence ATGAGTGGTCGGGGCAAAGGCGGAAAAGGACTCGGTAAGGGAGGCGCCAAGCGTCACCGTAAAGTTCTCCGTGATAACATCCAGGGCATCACCAAGCCCGCGATCCGCCGTCTGGCTCGCCGAGGTGGAGTCAAGCGTATCTCGGGTCTGATCTACGAGGAGACTCGCGGCGTGCTCAAGGTTTTCCTGGAGAACGTGATCCGTGACGCCGTGACCTACACCGAACACGCCAAGAGGAAGACGGTGACCGCCATGGACGTGGTCTACGCCCTGAAGAGGCAGGGACGCACTCTGTACGGCTTCGGAAGCTAA
- the LOC114862676 gene encoding NACHT, LRR and PYD domains-containing protein 12-like isoform X1, with translation MMSVFVEEVDGAESPGSRCVSIKNEWSRCEPSSFSPEPGVSDTKEQIQREEAEPPGPSCLSVKSDWSKHKSIDFSNEPGVNKKRSCVPVEEQPSCCAVFQEVLKDPVSRSCGHWLCRQCFTSYWDQCVPSGDSSCPHCGKRPRTRSGPLTSCQTSTVQIDAVLQEALDEHKLSLRSRCERVTEGGKTGSGVLLTSIYTELYITEGQSEEVNTQHEVRQLETASKKKTLHETPIKVHNIFKASSDPHRPIRLVLTNGVAGVGKTFSVQKFTLDWAGGRENPDLSILVLLSFRELNLIKDQQHSLLTLLHVFHPTLQKVPAEQLTVLKLLFIFDGLDESRLSLDFSHRKVVSDVTHKSSVNVLLTNLIQGNLLPSALVWITSRPAAAHQIPPTCVDRVTEVRGFTDAQKDEFFRRRFSHEELSSRIISHVKTSRSLHIMCQIPVFCWITATVLEHMFTTEQKKELPKTLTDLYSHFLLVQTKRKRNKYHEGHETSPQELTEADREVLLKLGRLAFKHLEEGNTMFYQEDLEQCGLDVTEALVHSGVCTEIFRRESVIFQKTVYCFVHLSVQEFLAAVHMMHCYTEGKMEELKEFLRKDWYDDDYSSLDVVLRRTTSKSLHSQTGHLDLFVRFLHGLCLESNQRILGGLLGHTEISPETIQTIINKLKEMNGDRIFPERSINIFHCLMEMNDHSVHQQIQEFLKSENRSENELSDIQCSALAYMLQMSEEVLDELDLMKYNTSWEGRLRLIPALRNCRKAQLSGCELTKIHCEVVASALKSNQSHLTHLDLSNNNLEDSVEVLCAGLVTPHCRLETLRLSGCSLSEISCDSLGSALKSSQSHLTQLDLSYNDLQDSGVKQLCGFLESHHCGLEILRLSVCDLSERSCEALSSVLSPQSSSLRELDLSNNNLQDSGVKLLSAGLKSPHCRLETLRLSGCLLSEEACVSLASALSSNPSHLRELDLSYNHPGDSGVELLSAGVTDPHWRLDTLRVEPGGVRWLTPGLSKYFCQLTIDTNTVNGKLQLSDNNRKVTCVEEDQSYPDHPDRFNVCPQLLCSNGLTGRCYWEVEWRGRVHISVSYRGISRKGNCDYCGFGFNDQSWSLICSDGRSAVRHNNTFTFISSSVSDRVSVYVDCPAGSLSFYRVSSDKLIHLHTFNTTFTEPLYPGFRFLHPGSSVSL, from the exons atgatGAGTGTTTTTGTGGAGGAAGTGGAtggagcagagtctccaggatccagatgtgtgtctATAAAGAATGAGTGGTCTAGATGTGAGCCTTCatcattcagtcctgaacctggagtctcagacacaaa agagcAAATccagagagaagaagcagaacctccaggacccagctgtctgtctgtgaagaGTGACTGGTCAAAACATAAGTCTATTGacttcagtaatgaacctggagTCAACAAAAA GAGGAGCTGTGTTccggtggaggagcagccgtcctgctgtgctgtgtttcaggAGGTTCTGAAGGATCCAGTCTCTAGAAGCTGTGGACACTGGCTCTGCAGACAGTGCTTCACCTCATACTGGGACCAGTGTGTACCATCAGGTGACTCCTCCTGTCCACATTGTGGAAAACGACCCAGAACCAGATCTGGACCTCTGACGAGCTGTCAGACCAGCACTGTCCAAA tagatgctgtgctgcaggaggctttagatgaacataagctcagtctgaggagcagatgtgaacgtgtgactgaaggaggtaaaacaggaagtggagtcctcctcaccagcatctacactgagctctacatcacagagggacagagtgaagaggtgaacacccaacatgaggtgaggcagctggagacagcttccaagaagaagaccctccatgagactcccatcaaggtccacaacatctttaaagcctcctctgacccacacagacccatcagactggttctgaccaacggcgtcgctggcgttggaaaaaccttctcggtacagaagttcactctggactgggccggGGGCCGGGAAAACCCAGACCTCAGtattctggttctgctgtcgttcagggagctgaacctgatcaaagatcagcagcacagtcttctcacgctgctccatgttttccatccaacgctccagaaggtcccagcagagcagctcactgtcctgaagcttctgttcatctttgacggcctggatgaaagcagactctcactggacttcagccacaggaaggttgtgtctgacgtcacacacaagtcatcggtcaacgtgctgctgaccaacctaaTCCaagggaacctgcttccctccgctctggtctggatcacgtcccgacccgcagcggcccatcagatccctcctacgtgtgtggacagggtcacagaagtacgaggcttcaccgacgccCAGAAGGACGAGTTCTTCAGGAGGAGATTCAGCCACGAGGAGctgtccagcagaatcatctcacacgtcaagacgtccaggagcctccacatcatgtgtcagatcccagtgttctgctggatcactgctacggttctggagcacatgtttACTACAGAGCAGAAGAAAGAGCTGCCAAAGACCCTGACagacctgtactcacacttcctgctggtccagaccaagaggaagaggaacaagtaccatgagggacatgagaccagtccacaggagctgacggaggctgacagggaagttctcctgaagctgggaAGACTGGcgttcaaacatctggaggaaggaaacaccatgttctaccaagaagacctggagcagtgtggtctagacgtcacagaggccttggttcactcaggagtctgtactgagatcttcaggagagagagtgtgatcttccagaaaacagtctactgttttgttcatctgagcgttcaggagtttctggctgctgttcacatgatgcactgttacacagaagggaagatggaggaactgaAGGAGTTTTTGAGGAAAGACTGgtatgatgatgattattcaTCTTTGGATGTTGTCCTGCGTAGAACCACCTCTAAATCCCTCCACAGTCAAACTGGTCACCTGGatctgtttgttcgcttccttcatggcctctgtctggagtccaaccagagaatcttaggaggcttgctgggtcacacagagatcagcccagaaaccatccagacaatCATCAATAAGCTGAAGGAAATGAACGGTGATAGAATCTTTCCAGagagaagcatcaacatcttccactgtctgatggagatgaacgaccactcagtccatcagcagatccaagagttcctgaagtcagaaaACAGATCAGAGAACGAACTCTCTGacatccagtgctcagctctggcctacatgctgcagatgtcagaggaggttctggatgagttggacctgatgAAATACAACACATCATGGGAGGGAAGAttgagactgatcccagctctgaggaactgcagaaaggctca actttctggctgtgaACTCACAAAGattcactgtgaagttgtggcctcagctctaaaGTCCAACcagtcacatctgacacatctggacctgagtaacaacaacctggaggactcagtggaggttctgtgtgctggactggtgactcctcactgtcgactggaaaCTCtaag attgagtggctgcagtttgtcagagatcagctgtgattcactGGGTTCAGCTCTGAAATCCAGCcagtcacatctgacacaactggacctgagctacaacgacctgcaggattcaggagtgaagcagctgtgtggttttctggagagtcatCACTGTGGACTGGAGATTCtaag actgagtgtgtgtgacctgtcagagagaagctgtgaagctctgtcctcagttctcagcccTCAGTcatctagtctgagagaactggacctgagtaacaacaacctgcaggattcaggagtgaagctactgtctgctggactgaagagtcctcactgtcgactggagactctcag gctgtcaggctgtctgctctcagaggaagcttgtgtctctctggcctcagctctgagctccaacccctcccatctgagagagctggacctgagctacaatcatccaggagactcaggagtggagctgctgtctgctggagtcacggatccacactggagactggacactctcag ggtggagcctggtggagtccgatggttgacaccaggtctgagcaagt atttctgtcaactcaccatcgacacaaacacagtgaacgggaaactacaactgtctgacaacaacaggaaggtgacatgtgtggaggaggatcagtcgtatcctgatcatccagacagatttaacgtctgtcctcagctgctgtgtagtaatggtctgactggtcgctgttactgggaggttgagtggagaggaagggttcatatatcagtgagttacagaggaatcagtaGGAAAGGAAACTGTGATTACTGTGGGTTTGGATTtaatgatcagtcctggagtttGATCTGCTCTGATGGTCGTTCtgctgtcagacacaataacacatttacattcatctcctcctctgtgtctgacagagtatcagtgtatgtggactgtcctgctggttctctgtccttctacagagtctcctctgacaaactgatccaccttcacaccttcaacaccacattcactgaacctctttatcctgggtttagGTTCTTGCatcctggttcctcagtgtctttgTGA
- the LOC114862676 gene encoding NACHT, LRR and PYD domains-containing protein 12-like isoform X2, protein MMSVFVEEVDGAESPGSRCVSIKNEWSRCEPSSFSPEPGVSDTKEQIQREEAEPPGPSCLSVKSDWSKHKSIDFSNEPGVNKKRSCVPVEEQPSCCAVFQEVLKDPVSRSCGHWLCRQCFTSYWDQCVPSGDSSCPHCGKRPRTRSGPLTSCQTSTVQNAVLQEALDEHKLSLRSRCERVTEGGKTGSGVLLTSIYTELYITEGQSEEVNTQHEVRQLETASKKKTLHETPIKVHNIFKASSDPHRPIRLVLTNGVAGVGKTFSVQKFTLDWAGGRENPDLSILVLLSFRELNLIKDQQHSLLTLLHVFHPTLQKVPAEQLTVLKLLFIFDGLDESRLSLDFSHRKVVSDVTHKSSVNVLLTNLIQGNLLPSALVWITSRPAAAHQIPPTCVDRVTEVRGFTDAQKDEFFRRRFSHEELSSRIISHVKTSRSLHIMCQIPVFCWITATVLEHMFTTEQKKELPKTLTDLYSHFLLVQTKRKRNKYHEGHETSPQELTEADREVLLKLGRLAFKHLEEGNTMFYQEDLEQCGLDVTEALVHSGVCTEIFRRESVIFQKTVYCFVHLSVQEFLAAVHMMHCYTEGKMEELKEFLRKDWYDDDYSSLDVVLRRTTSKSLHSQTGHLDLFVRFLHGLCLESNQRILGGLLGHTEISPETIQTIINKLKEMNGDRIFPERSINIFHCLMEMNDHSVHQQIQEFLKSENRSENELSDIQCSALAYMLQMSEEVLDELDLMKYNTSWEGRLRLIPALRNCRKAQLSGCELTKIHCEVVASALKSNQSHLTHLDLSNNNLEDSVEVLCAGLVTPHCRLETLRLSGCSLSEISCDSLGSALKSSQSHLTQLDLSYNDLQDSGVKQLCGFLESHHCGLEILRLSVCDLSERSCEALSSVLSPQSSSLRELDLSNNNLQDSGVKLLSAGLKSPHCRLETLRLSGCLLSEEACVSLASALSSNPSHLRELDLSYNHPGDSGVELLSAGVTDPHWRLDTLRVEPGGVRWLTPGLSKYFCQLTIDTNTVNGKLQLSDNNRKVTCVEEDQSYPDHPDRFNVCPQLLCSNGLTGRCYWEVEWRGRVHISVSYRGISRKGNCDYCGFGFNDQSWSLICSDGRSAVRHNNTFTFISSSVSDRVSVYVDCPAGSLSFYRVSSDKLIHLHTFNTTFTEPLYPGFRFLHPGSSVSL, encoded by the exons atgatGAGTGTTTTTGTGGAGGAAGTGGAtggagcagagtctccaggatccagatgtgtgtctATAAAGAATGAGTGGTCTAGATGTGAGCCTTCatcattcagtcctgaacctggagtctcagacacaaa agagcAAATccagagagaagaagcagaacctccaggacccagctgtctgtctgtgaagaGTGACTGGTCAAAACATAAGTCTATTGacttcagtaatgaacctggagTCAACAAAAA GAGGAGCTGTGTTccggtggaggagcagccgtcctgctgtgctgtgtttcaggAGGTTCTGAAGGATCCAGTCTCTAGAAGCTGTGGACACTGGCTCTGCAGACAGTGCTTCACCTCATACTGGGACCAGTGTGTACCATCAGGTGACTCCTCCTGTCCACATTGTGGAAAACGACCCAGAACCAGATCTGGACCTCTGACGAGCTGTCAGACCAGCACTGTCCAAA atgctgtgctgcaggaggctttagatgaacataagctcagtctgaggagcagatgtgaacgtgtgactgaaggaggtaaaacaggaagtggagtcctcctcaccagcatctacactgagctctacatcacagagggacagagtgaagaggtgaacacccaacatgaggtgaggcagctggagacagcttccaagaagaagaccctccatgagactcccatcaaggtccacaacatctttaaagcctcctctgacccacacagacccatcagactggttctgaccaacggcgtcgctggcgttggaaaaaccttctcggtacagaagttcactctggactgggccggGGGCCGGGAAAACCCAGACCTCAGtattctggttctgctgtcgttcagggagctgaacctgatcaaagatcagcagcacagtcttctcacgctgctccatgttttccatccaacgctccagaaggtcccagcagagcagctcactgtcctgaagcttctgttcatctttgacggcctggatgaaagcagactctcactggacttcagccacaggaaggttgtgtctgacgtcacacacaagtcatcggtcaacgtgctgctgaccaacctaaTCCaagggaacctgcttccctccgctctggtctggatcacgtcccgacccgcagcggcccatcagatccctcctacgtgtgtggacagggtcacagaagtacgaggcttcaccgacgccCAGAAGGACGAGTTCTTCAGGAGGAGATTCAGCCACGAGGAGctgtccagcagaatcatctcacacgtcaagacgtccaggagcctccacatcatgtgtcagatcccagtgttctgctggatcactgctacggttctggagcacatgtttACTACAGAGCAGAAGAAAGAGCTGCCAAAGACCCTGACagacctgtactcacacttcctgctggtccagaccaagaggaagaggaacaagtaccatgagggacatgagaccagtccacaggagctgacggaggctgacagggaagttctcctgaagctgggaAGACTGGcgttcaaacatctggaggaaggaaacaccatgttctaccaagaagacctggagcagtgtggtctagacgtcacagaggccttggttcactcaggagtctgtactgagatcttcaggagagagagtgtgatcttccagaaaacagtctactgttttgttcatctgagcgttcaggagtttctggctgctgttcacatgatgcactgttacacagaagggaagatggaggaactgaAGGAGTTTTTGAGGAAAGACTGgtatgatgatgattattcaTCTTTGGATGTTGTCCTGCGTAGAACCACCTCTAAATCCCTCCACAGTCAAACTGGTCACCTGGatctgtttgttcgcttccttcatggcctctgtctggagtccaaccagagaatcttaggaggcttgctgggtcacacagagatcagcccagaaaccatccagacaatCATCAATAAGCTGAAGGAAATGAACGGTGATAGAATCTTTCCAGagagaagcatcaacatcttccactgtctgatggagatgaacgaccactcagtccatcagcagatccaagagttcctgaagtcagaaaACAGATCAGAGAACGAACTCTCTGacatccagtgctcagctctggcctacatgctgcagatgtcagaggaggttctggatgagttggacctgatgAAATACAACACATCATGGGAGGGAAGAttgagactgatcccagctctgaggaactgcagaaaggctca actttctggctgtgaACTCACAAAGattcactgtgaagttgtggcctcagctctaaaGTCCAACcagtcacatctgacacatctggacctgagtaacaacaacctggaggactcagtggaggttctgtgtgctggactggtgactcctcactgtcgactggaaaCTCtaag attgagtggctgcagtttgtcagagatcagctgtgattcactGGGTTCAGCTCTGAAATCCAGCcagtcacatctgacacaactggacctgagctacaacgacctgcaggattcaggagtgaagcagctgtgtggttttctggagagtcatCACTGTGGACTGGAGATTCtaag actgagtgtgtgtgacctgtcagagagaagctgtgaagctctgtcctcagttctcagcccTCAGTcatctagtctgagagaactggacctgagtaacaacaacctgcaggattcaggagtgaagctactgtctgctggactgaagagtcctcactgtcgactggagactctcag gctgtcaggctgtctgctctcagaggaagcttgtgtctctctggcctcagctctgagctccaacccctcccatctgagagagctggacctgagctacaatcatccaggagactcaggagtggagctgctgtctgctggagtcacggatccacactggagactggacactctcag ggtggagcctggtggagtccgatggttgacaccaggtctgagcaagt atttctgtcaactcaccatcgacacaaacacagtgaacgggaaactacaactgtctgacaacaacaggaaggtgacatgtgtggaggaggatcagtcgtatcctgatcatccagacagatttaacgtctgtcctcagctgctgtgtagtaatggtctgactggtcgctgttactgggaggttgagtggagaggaagggttcatatatcagtgagttacagaggaatcagtaGGAAAGGAAACTGTGATTACTGTGGGTTTGGATTtaatgatcagtcctggagtttGATCTGCTCTGATGGTCGTTCtgctgtcagacacaataacacatttacattcatctcctcctctgtgtctgacagagtatcagtgtatgtggactgtcctgctggttctctgtccttctacagagtctcctctgacaaactgatccaccttcacaccttcaacaccacattcactgaacctctttatcctgggtttagGTTCTTGCatcctggttcctcagtgtctttgTGA